A single window of Terriglobia bacterium DNA harbors:
- a CDS encoding lysophospholipase, whose amino-acid sequence MEQATLAIRKREAQAVFDFIHPQAPPVLIGTSMGGFIASLLAPAIQPRSLILFCPAAYSAEAMELTFGESFTSAIRKPGAYINSPAFQALSSYRGKLLIVAAGKDMIIPKDVIGLYAASAPLAKSKKTIWLEDSDHKIHSWLADHEAERASILREVLAAT is encoded by the coding sequence ATGGAGCAGGCTACCCTGGCAATTAGAAAGAGAGAAGCCCAAGCCGTTTTTGACTTCATCCATCCCCAGGCTCCTCCGGTTTTGATAGGAACCAGCATGGGCGGCTTCATAGCCTCCCTTCTCGCGCCTGCAATACAGCCACGCAGCTTGATTCTGTTTTGTCCCGCCGCATATTCCGCGGAGGCAATGGAACTTACCTTCGGCGAAAGCTTCACGTCCGCGATTCGAAAGCCGGGTGCCTACATAAATTCTCCGGCGTTCCAGGCCTTAAGCTCCTATCGCGGCAAGCTGCTGATTGTGGCTGCCGGAAAAGACATGATCATTCCAAAAGACGTAATCGGACTGTATGCAGCGAGCGCGCCACTGGCAAAATCGAAAAAAACAATATGGCTTGAAGACTCAGACCATAAAATTCATTCCTGGCTTGCAGATCATGAAGCAGAGAGGGCGTCAATATTACGCGAAGTTCTGGCGGCAACCTGA
- a CDS encoding AMP-binding protein has product MDVINLSIAPNEDKVHAIHFFRDGVIQKMSLAELDRQSVSVALHLKELGVRPGDRVGIAGKNCLEWVLLDRAVLKLGGITCGFDVGRFISSTAIERYDLKLMFVEEVVENDPRIIGFDVARQWASKMRISPVPLHEGYKPDDICAIKFTSGSTGPAKGMEAFVGGINDSLTDVQEMFEHGKDDNILVFLRLAQLQQRYWIYSAMAFHHDISITTLDYVFPMAQAVHPTVIMGVPGFFEDLKRQLEAEASYAPDDLVLRGKAIQAKLGGRIRYLWTGSAPASRATLDYYFDCGVPLYQGYGLNETCIISKNCPKANRIGSVGKVLSNKTLRIDAQGMLMVASRNPIIKGYKWCKPGDNEKLFMPSGEIKTYDLGYLDEDGYLFIQGRIDDLIVLGTGRNVLAPPLEERIKLHPDVHECVLYGTGRPFVTALISPASASVDRAALQKHIDSINETLFPEQQIRGMVISPMPFSMENGLLTSQYKPIRREIYRSLEAEIEEVYASTNLLWRGAYGQ; this is encoded by the coding sequence ATGGATGTAATCAACCTTTCTATTGCGCCTAATGAAGACAAGGTTCACGCAATCCATTTTTTCAGGGACGGCGTCATCCAGAAGATGTCGCTGGCTGAGCTGGATCGCCAGTCGGTCTCGGTTGCATTGCATTTGAAGGAACTCGGCGTGCGACCGGGAGACCGCGTCGGCATTGCGGGAAAGAATTGCTTGGAGTGGGTCTTGCTGGACCGCGCGGTCCTTAAGCTAGGCGGCATTACCTGCGGTTTTGACGTAGGGCGTTTTATTTCCAGCACAGCCATTGAGCGCTACGACTTGAAGCTGATGTTTGTCGAGGAGGTGGTGGAAAACGACCCCCGCATTATCGGCTTTGACGTTGCGAGGCAGTGGGCCAGCAAAATGCGAATCAGTCCTGTTCCGCTCCATGAAGGCTACAAGCCGGACGATATATGCGCGATTAAATTCACTTCTGGCAGCACTGGACCGGCAAAAGGGATGGAGGCCTTCGTTGGCGGCATCAATGATTCACTCACGGATGTGCAGGAGATGTTTGAGCACGGGAAAGATGACAACATTCTCGTCTTTTTGCGGCTGGCCCAGCTCCAGCAGCGCTACTGGATCTATTCCGCAATGGCTTTTCACCATGACATATCCATCACTACGCTCGACTATGTCTTCCCCATGGCGCAGGCGGTTCATCCCACGGTGATCATGGGCGTCCCCGGCTTTTTTGAAGACCTGAAGAGACAACTAGAAGCGGAAGCAAGCTATGCGCCGGATGACCTGGTTTTACGCGGCAAGGCGATCCAGGCCAAACTTGGAGGACGGATACGATATCTCTGGACCGGTTCGGCTCCGGCCAGCCGGGCTACCCTGGATTACTACTTTGATTGCGGAGTGCCGCTCTACCAGGGTTACGGCCTGAATGAAACATGCATCATCTCCAAGAACTGTCCCAAGGCGAATCGTATTGGCAGTGTGGGCAAGGTGCTGTCCAACAAGACTCTTCGCATTGATGCTCAAGGCATGTTGATGGTGGCAAGCCGAAACCCGATCATCAAAGGATATAAGTGGTGCAAGCCTGGGGACAACGAGAAGCTGTTCATGCCGTCAGGCGAGATAAAGACTTACGATTTGGGCTATCTGGATGAAGATGGATATCTATTCATCCAGGGGCGTATCGACGATCTGATAGTCCTTGGGACCGGGCGCAATGTGCTAGCTCCTCCACTGGAAGAGCGCATCAAGCTTCATCCCGACGTGCACGAGTGCGTGCTGTACGGGACAGGAAGACCGTTTGTAACGGCGCTAATCTCTCCCGCATCCGCTTCAGTGGACAGGGCAGCGCTGCAAAAGCACATCGATAGCATCAATGAAACTCTTTTCCCTGAGCAACAGATTCGCGGCATGGTGATATCTCCAATGCCATTCTCGATGGAGAACGGGTTGCTCACGTCGCAATATAAGCCTATTCGCAGAGAAATTTACCGTTCGCTGGAAGCGGAGATCGAGGAGGTTTACGCCAGCACAAATTTGTTGTGGCGAGGAGCTTACGGGCAGTAA
- a CDS encoding GNAT family N-acetyltransferase, producing the protein MSWENIRDARLENEYVLLRRVLPEDRDQLREIALDPDIWKYFVFRVSTEREFEQFMADALDETNSGKRIVFCIIDKKNQRIAGSMSFGNLAEKEKRLEIGWSWLGRNYRGAGINRWAKYLLLEYAFETLGCERVEFKTDVLNVQARRGLENIGAKEEGVLRSYNFMPDNRRRDAVYYSILKSEWSEIKKILFTQGKVRNRATSVGTGTGR; encoded by the coding sequence ATGTCATGGGAAAACATTCGGGATGCACGGCTTGAAAACGAATACGTCCTGCTCCGCCGTGTTTTGCCGGAAGACCGGGATCAATTACGGGAAATAGCGTTGGACCCTGACATATGGAAATATTTCGTCTTTCGTGTCAGCACGGAACGGGAATTCGAACAATTTATGGCGGACGCGCTCGACGAAACCAACTCAGGCAAACGGATTGTTTTCTGCATCATCGACAAGAAAAACCAGCGCATCGCCGGCAGCATGTCATTTGGCAATCTGGCGGAGAAAGAGAAGCGGCTTGAGATTGGATGGTCATGGCTGGGCCGGAATTACCGTGGCGCAGGAATCAACCGCTGGGCTAAGTACCTGCTGCTGGAATATGCATTTGAAACGCTGGGATGTGAACGCGTGGAATTCAAGACGGACGTCCTGAATGTGCAGGCAAGGAGGGGGCTAGAGAACATCGGCGCAAAAGAGGAAGGCGTGCTCCGCAGTTATAACTTTATGCCCGATAACCGGAGGCGCGACGCAGTGTATTACAGCATCCTTAAATCCGAATGGAGCGAGATAAAAAAGATTCTGTTTACCCAGGGCAAGGTGCGCAATCGGGCGACGTCTGTTGGAACGGGTACCGGGAGGTAA
- a CDS encoding cupin-like domain-containing protein, with translation MNLEPEDYAMKTDTLEPPVTSFQSEPETNMLKIRDRETIDKIEASFAGGVLGEAMRKAPQIERRRKLSVNEFVEEYRKKLKPVVVEGLMDEWPALKKWNWDYLAHKCGNTSVVVDSYNSKRARRVTFAEFVDMLKASRDSGQPPIYLQEWLYMATCPQLAEDLPELPIAQYDFRRNLFGEKISTNHQLWIGQKGGTTRIHQDSYFIDVMHAQIVGEKHWCVMSPPANLERDESGEFGFTTLVNAPNVQILQCVLKPGDVLYLPAQWWHRIELLADSIGQGRKCLDEVNLQKYTRMRFAELLALALNHDYVKDAYPELYKVVVLRNQAWAKLLDIDLTKLRP, from the coding sequence ATGAACTTGGAGCCGGAGGATTACGCCATGAAGACGGACACGTTGGAACCGCCTGTCACTAGTTTCCAGAGTGAACCGGAAACAAACATGCTTAAGATCCGGGACCGGGAGACGATTGACAAAATCGAGGCCAGCTTTGCCGGCGGCGTCCTTGGTGAAGCCATGAGAAAGGCGCCGCAGATTGAACGCCGGCGGAAGCTCAGCGTCAACGAATTCGTGGAAGAATACCGCAAGAAGCTGAAACCGGTGGTTGTCGAAGGGTTGATGGATGAATGGCCGGCGTTGAAGAAGTGGAACTGGGACTATCTGGCGCACAAATGCGGCAATACCTCCGTGGTTGTGGATAGCTATAACAGCAAAAGAGCGCGACGGGTCACCTTTGCCGAATTCGTCGACATGTTGAAAGCCAGCCGTGACAGCGGCCAGCCGCCCATCTACCTGCAGGAATGGCTTTACATGGCCACCTGTCCGCAACTGGCGGAAGATTTACCGGAATTGCCGATTGCGCAATATGATTTCCGGCGCAATCTTTTCGGCGAAAAGATTTCCACCAACCATCAGCTTTGGATTGGCCAAAAGGGCGGGACCACGAGGATCCACCAGGATTCTTACTTTATTGATGTGATGCACGCGCAGATCGTCGGGGAAAAACACTGGTGTGTCATGAGTCCCCCGGCGAACCTGGAGCGGGATGAATCAGGCGAATTCGGGTTCACCACGCTGGTGAACGCTCCCAATGTGCAGATTCTGCAGTGTGTCTTAAAGCCCGGCGATGTGCTTTATTTGCCGGCGCAGTGGTGGCATCGCATAGAACTCCTCGCGGACTCCATAGGGCAGGGAAGAAAGTGCCTGGACGAGGTTAACCTCCAGAAATATACGCGGATGCGTTTTGCCGAGCTGCTGGCATTGGCCCTAAACCATGATTACGTTAAGGATGCTTATCCCGAGCTATACAAGGTGGTCGTTCTCCGAAATCAGGCATGGGCCAAACTGCTGGATATCGACTTAACGAAATTACGGCCCTAG
- a CDS encoding alpha/beta fold hydrolase, translated as MPRLLFAGSDFILDSYMAAESLLQPSTSVCILLKREDSHLKEEIQHFVCGILQETMQKEPAEAACGNLIVTAAESDDPADMARTIREFDAQQVWFTPAVRSARIGPDAQSHLARLLSALRSSPIKYFNYVAPCAVNNQFVDQGRGEQNDFESSRAAQFQSSQLPFRLFHIPLIVGEYLSSRMPTGHPFLLFLAELNQLKREIEERYLDYFEYQSLRCPAPANSHLNLIHVREVARTLLRISSDEGATGRTYRIASRKNISFDQLCEWAGIAYELNLMSVDDPDELNAIDRLFAERVAALSRFFAPSSESPLRKDCECVSLESRFMEEKFAIAELRKIRRRQAAEMDRDLARAAALSAELRPTTVHVNEGELTYFTAGFHGTPVVMINALGQGLRYWSRLMSELSQEHKVVIWEPRGTGSAPHPFSIADQVNDLNAILSHEGIESCHLIAWCTGPKVAIEFYLRRPEAVASMVLLNGAYKCPTTPSTLISEYENNLEGLFRALDSSPTMASVIRNALLQSAVDSEIPSPSEMDGKELASRVLLLKSRDLQTEVLKPFESELSTLNYARQVLEFYSCDVGPKAPKVEVPVLLIGGEYDQIASPALSRHLAQSLPSSRYVEMRGATHYCLYEQSGRVCGLIQEFFSELENSGKLPPVQQAAYAGEFSKRA; from the coding sequence ATGCCGAGACTTCTCTTTGCCGGGTCAGATTTCATTCTCGACAGTTACATGGCGGCAGAGTCGCTGCTGCAACCATCGACCTCCGTCTGCATCCTCTTGAAGCGCGAAGATTCGCATCTCAAGGAAGAGATACAGCATTTTGTATGTGGCATTCTGCAGGAAACCATGCAGAAGGAGCCCGCCGAAGCAGCTTGTGGCAATCTCATTGTGACTGCAGCCGAGTCAGATGATCCGGCAGACATGGCCCGGACCATCAGGGAATTTGACGCGCAACAAGTTTGGTTTACCCCTGCCGTCCGGTCTGCACGCATCGGGCCAGACGCGCAATCTCACCTGGCTCGTTTGCTGTCAGCCTTGCGCAGCTCCCCTATTAAGTATTTCAATTATGTCGCGCCTTGCGCTGTGAACAATCAATTTGTGGACCAGGGGCGTGGAGAGCAGAATGATTTTGAAAGTTCCCGGGCTGCACAATTCCAGTCCAGCCAGCTTCCCTTCAGACTGTTCCATATTCCATTGATTGTGGGAGAGTATCTATCCTCCCGGATGCCCACAGGCCATCCTTTCCTTCTTTTTCTGGCGGAGCTTAACCAGCTAAAAAGGGAAATTGAGGAACGTTATCTTGACTATTTCGAATACCAGTCACTTCGCTGCCCGGCGCCAGCCAATTCTCATTTGAACCTGATACACGTCCGGGAAGTGGCAAGAACGTTATTGAGGATCTCCTCAGATGAAGGTGCGACCGGGCGAACGTACCGGATTGCAAGTCGTAAAAATATTTCCTTCGATCAATTATGTGAATGGGCAGGCATAGCATATGAGCTCAATCTGATGAGCGTGGATGACCCGGATGAACTGAACGCCATTGACCGGCTATTTGCCGAACGGGTCGCAGCTCTCAGCAGGTTCTTTGCGCCGTCGTCCGAAAGCCCGCTCCGGAAAGACTGCGAATGCGTCTCCCTGGAAAGCCGCTTTATGGAAGAGAAGTTTGCCATCGCGGAATTAAGGAAGATACGACGCCGTCAAGCGGCGGAGATGGACCGCGACCTGGCGCGCGCCGCGGCGTTGTCCGCAGAATTGCGCCCCACGACTGTGCATGTCAATGAAGGCGAGCTGACTTACTTCACGGCGGGTTTCCATGGCACTCCGGTGGTTATGATCAACGCTCTGGGACAGGGATTGCGCTATTGGTCCAGACTCATGAGCGAGCTCTCGCAAGAGCACAAAGTTGTCATCTGGGAGCCAAGGGGGACCGGCTCCGCTCCTCATCCTTTCTCCATTGCTGACCAGGTAAACGATCTCAACGCCATTCTTTCCCATGAAGGCATAGAGAGTTGTCATCTGATTGCATGGTGTACCGGTCCGAAGGTAGCGATTGAATTTTATCTGCGCCGGCCTGAAGCTGTTGCTTCCATGGTCCTTCTCAATGGGGCGTACAAATGCCCGACTACGCCGAGTACGCTCATTTCGGAATATGAGAATAATTTAGAAGGATTGTTCCGCGCGCTCGATAGCTCCCCCACTATGGCTTCTGTCATCCGCAATGCACTGCTGCAAAGCGCGGTGGATTCTGAAATACCTTCGCCATCTGAGATGGATGGGAAAGAACTGGCATCGCGTGTGCTATTGCTGAAGAGCCGTGACTTGCAGACCGAGGTGCTTAAACCTTTTGAGTCGGAGTTGAGCACGCTCAACTATGCCCGCCAGGTACTTGAGTTTTATTCCTGCGATGTTGGTCCCAAAGCGCCAAAAGTGGAGGTGCCGGTGCTGTTGATTGGAGGAGAGTATGACCAGATTGCCTCCCCGGCGCTTTCGCGCCATCTTGCACAGAGCCTGCCTTCTTCGCGCTATGTGGAGATGAGGGGCGCCACGCACTACTGTCTTTATGAGCAATCCGGCAGGGTTTGTGGGCTGATTCAAGAGTTTTTCAGTGAGTTGGAAAATTCCGGTAAGCTGCCTCCGGTACAACAGGCGGCTTATGCCGGAGAGTTCTCAAAAAGAGCATGA
- a CDS encoding AMP-binding protein produces MSVLAGKDLPFHNIRSIVDLLRLRAEEQPEALAYRFLASGDAQGPTEEWNYAHLERYARSIAAHLQALDAVPGDRALLLYPAGLEFIAAFLGSLYAGVIAVPAYPHRTLSRLEGIAKNAECRFVLTNSAFLKLSRSLEQQAPALRAAQWVATSEILNEPAPEWTRPSISEETLAFLQYTSGSTGQPKGVMVSHGNVLHNESLIQRGFATDSAMHVVGWLPLYHDMGLIGNVLQPLFAGASCTFMSPMAFLQRPLRWLRAVSQFRGTVSGGPNFAFDLCVSKLGPGEHLDLSSWKTAFNGSEPVRKDTLDRFTSAFAPFGFRREAFLSCYGLAEATLFVSGTRPGASPESRAYAAETLERNRAVETPAAGTGSRTLVCAGESQLEISVLIVDPQSRERCDDGEIGEIWISGPSVAKGYWNQPEQTCDIFAARLAHSDGDRSYLRTGDLGFMVGGQLFVTGRLKDLIILQGRNFYPQDIELTAQMAHSAVKSGACVAFSSESGEEERLIVLAEVSPQHPDRQQIVQAIRAAILDEYGVPVHIVGLLPPRTIPKTSSGKLQRRGCQKSFIAGELPVLAISSLEQQTVTPVAYVAPKTELEQQLAAIWRRTLALERVGIEDDFFQIGGHSVLATQMLAQVSDEIGVELPIRQLFEAPTIKRLAEIITNSGAATGLGKKSISPIKRLARPAAALRD; encoded by the coding sequence ATGAGTGTCCTTGCAGGCAAAGATCTTCCATTCCATAACATCAGAAGCATTGTTGATCTATTGCGTCTGCGAGCGGAAGAGCAGCCGGAAGCCCTGGCGTACCGATTTCTCGCTTCTGGAGACGCGCAGGGGCCAACAGAAGAATGGAATTATGCTCATCTGGAGCGGTATGCCCGAAGTATAGCCGCCCATCTCCAGGCACTGGACGCAGTTCCCGGCGACCGCGCTCTGCTCCTTTACCCCGCAGGTCTGGAATTCATTGCCGCATTTCTGGGAAGTCTTTATGCCGGTGTGATTGCCGTTCCCGCATATCCGCACCGCACTCTTTCACGGCTTGAGGGAATCGCGAAGAACGCAGAATGCCGTTTTGTCCTTACGAATTCGGCATTTCTCAAGCTGAGCCGATCACTGGAGCAACAAGCTCCAGCATTGAGAGCTGCGCAGTGGGTAGCCACTTCAGAAATCCTGAATGAGCCTGCGCCGGAGTGGACGCGTCCCAGCATCAGCGAGGAGACGCTGGCCTTTCTGCAATATACCTCCGGCTCCACGGGACAACCCAAGGGCGTAATGGTGAGCCATGGGAATGTGCTCCACAATGAATCCCTTATCCAGAGAGGCTTTGCTACCGATTCCGCCATGCACGTGGTAGGGTGGCTGCCCCTTTACCATGACATGGGACTGATTGGCAACGTACTGCAGCCATTATTTGCCGGGGCTTCTTGTACTTTCATGTCGCCAATGGCGTTCCTGCAGCGTCCTCTCCGCTGGCTGCGCGCAGTTTCGCAATTTCGCGGCACGGTGAGCGGAGGGCCCAATTTTGCTTTTGACTTGTGCGTGAGCAAGCTCGGTCCCGGCGAGCATCTGGACCTGAGCTCATGGAAAACCGCCTTTAACGGATCGGAGCCGGTCCGCAAAGACACTTTGGATCGGTTCACGTCGGCCTTTGCGCCGTTCGGGTTCCGGCGAGAAGCATTTCTCTCCTGCTATGGATTGGCTGAGGCAACGCTTTTCGTCAGCGGAACAAGGCCCGGCGCGTCGCCGGAATCCAGGGCCTATGCCGCGGAAACCCTGGAGCGGAACCGGGCTGTTGAAACTCCAGCCGCCGGAACCGGCAGCCGAACCCTGGTTTGTGCCGGAGAAAGCCAGCTGGAGATAAGCGTGCTGATTGTCGATCCGCAAAGCAGAGAGCGATGCGATGACGGAGAGATTGGCGAGATCTGGATTTCCGGCCCCAGCGTGGCCAAAGGCTACTGGAACCAGCCCGAGCAGACTTGTGACATTTTTGCGGCCCGTCTTGCCCATAGTGATGGAGATCGTTCATACCTGCGTACCGGCGATCTTGGGTTTATGGTGGGCGGCCAGCTTTTTGTGACGGGCCGTCTCAAGGACCTGATTATCCTACAGGGCAGGAATTTCTATCCGCAGGATATTGAACTGACGGCGCAGATGGCCCACTCCGCTGTGAAGTCAGGCGCCTGCGTTGCCTTTTCCTCGGAATCCGGTGAGGAAGAAAGATTGATTGTTTTGGCCGAGGTCAGTCCGCAACACCCGGACCGACAACAGATTGTGCAGGCCATCCGCGCCGCCATTTTAGACGAGTACGGCGTGCCTGTTCACATTGTAGGTCTTCTGCCGCCTCGTACAATTCCCAAAACCTCCAGCGGAAAGCTCCAGCGGCGCGGCTGTCAGAAAAGTTTTATCGCGGGCGAGCTGCCGGTTCTGGCGATTTCCTCCCTGGAACAACAAACTGTAACCCCGGTGGCGTACGTAGCGCCCAAGACCGAACTCGAGCAGCAGCTGGCGGCGATCTGGAGGCGCACCTTGGCGCTGGAGCGGGTGGGCATTGAAGACGATTTTTTCCAGATCGGGGGGCACTCAGTGCTGGCAACCCAGATGCTGGCACAGGTCAGCGATGAAATAGGCGTGGAATTGCCCATTCGCCAACTGTTTGAAGCGCCAACCATCAAAAGGCTCGCGGAGATCATTACTAATTCCGGAGCCGCTACAGGATTGGGTAAGAAAAGCATTTCTCCAATCAAACGGCTGGCCCGTCCGGCAGCGGCATTGCGCGATTAG
- a CDS encoding AMP-binding protein, with the protein MATTSTSNSLAHAPQESSQSFAFPASFAQRRLWFLDQLVPGDVSYNVSGAVEIEGEINTEALKKSLQEIVRRHESLRTLFRGEQGESQQVIYADMPLSIEVVDLQSLPEQERATKAEQLAREKANAPFDLKRGPLFRVSLLQLGEQHYWLVVMMHHIISDGWSVGVLVRELVDLYSAFAQDMPSPLPELPIQYVDYTAWQQEQLSGERLQAEVDYWKNQLEGSTTLEIVTDHPRGARTANKGATERVQIEPELARDVKLFAQEHGATLYMVLLAAFQTLLHRYSGQTEVLVGSPIAGRTQKEAQLLIGFFVNTLVMKANFDPGITFRQLLRQVKETTLGAYAHQELPFEKLVEELSPDRNSGRTPFFQAVFAFQNAPMPELELGSAKLRMLELPNDTAKFEMTIVMQEFGNLIRGSLEYSTDLYEAATISALLRRYVFLLESLVHDPDRPVSQAPLVDEEERSRLAQGWRSKVTRTPLAAQKTWAELIAEHARDEKKVALIIGENQITYRDLNQRAGEIAGQLQAGGVQPGARVAVCTGQTGEMALALLGVFKAGAVAVPVDTDGPTARMESILKDAEAGWALTEGKFEPQLRQAGLKCIVIASGSPSASATAPIESRICKPEEPALLVYQSGGSGRPEGVVVPHRGLLPRTFALEAKILPADLVGLWPQLATEENGILEVLHCLGTGATIVQLDADGTPRKWASTIREQKVDVLFARGPEIERLAREFGTTLKNVRFIVCTDRGADVARLGENLKGEMLDKVYLTYGLNETCGWCALYPLSQRKKGIAEYLAAGVKLELLDADMNPQPEGIVGEIFIGGEHLALGYNNLGGRTKEVFLSDEYSSERGACVFRSGDMGWHANDGTLRMFERRDGRAWIAGVRVEPAEVEAALKSFDGLQDAAVLIGQNGVSAFLVAGEKAPETDKLEAWLLQKVPKIMLPRTVHLVERIPRLGEAEVDRLKLKVLAKQLEKARDAAAPYAPPESDIERKLVAILEKTLGLERVGIHDDFFRIGGHSLLATQVVAQISHELGVELPLRRLFEAPTVAQLAQAITELSHAEAQVEAIPQIKRIARVPVQQQTIAK; encoded by the coding sequence ATGGCAACCACTTCTACTTCCAATTCGTTAGCGCATGCTCCGCAGGAATCATCCCAAAGCTTTGCGTTTCCGGCTTCTTTTGCGCAACGCCGCTTGTGGTTTCTGGACCAGCTTGTTCCTGGTGATGTGTCTTATAACGTTTCGGGGGCGGTAGAAATTGAAGGTGAGATCAATACAGAAGCGCTGAAAAAAAGCCTGCAGGAGATCGTGCGCCGCCATGAATCTCTGCGAACGCTCTTTCGCGGCGAGCAGGGCGAATCGCAGCAGGTGATTTATGCGGACATGCCTCTGAGCATCGAAGTTGTGGACCTGCAGTCACTGCCAGAGCAGGAGCGGGCGACCAAAGCCGAACAACTCGCGCGGGAGAAAGCCAATGCTCCCTTTGATCTTAAGCGCGGACCGCTGTTCCGTGTGAGCCTGTTGCAGCTGGGAGAACAACATTACTGGCTGGTAGTGATGATGCACCACATCATTTCCGACGGCTGGTCGGTGGGCGTCCTGGTGCGCGAACTGGTTGACTTATATAGTGCGTTTGCGCAGGACATGCCGTCGCCATTGCCGGAATTGCCAATCCAGTACGTGGACTACACGGCCTGGCAGCAGGAGCAGTTGAGCGGTGAACGCCTGCAGGCCGAGGTTGACTACTGGAAGAATCAGCTGGAGGGATCTACCACACTGGAAATTGTGACAGATCATCCCCGGGGCGCGCGCACGGCCAATAAGGGGGCGACGGAGAGAGTACAGATTGAGCCGGAACTGGCCCGGGACGTGAAGCTATTTGCCCAGGAGCACGGCGCTACCTTGTACATGGTGCTGCTTGCAGCTTTTCAAACTCTTCTGCACAGGTACAGCGGGCAGACGGAGGTCCTTGTGGGCTCGCCGATCGCCGGACGCACTCAGAAAGAGGCGCAACTGCTGATCGGATTTTTCGTCAACACTCTGGTGATGAAGGCGAATTTCGATCCCGGGATTACCTTTCGCCAGTTGCTCCGGCAGGTGAAAGAGACGACCCTCGGTGCCTATGCGCACCAGGAGCTGCCGTTCGAAAAGCTGGTGGAAGAACTCTCGCCAGACCGCAATTCAGGCAGAACGCCGTTTTTCCAGGCGGTGTTCGCCTTCCAGAATGCTCCCATGCCGGAACTGGAACTGGGCTCGGCCAAGCTTCGCATGCTTGAGCTGCCGAATGATACCGCCAAGTTTGAGATGACGATAGTGATGCAGGAGTTCGGCAACCTCATCAGGGGATCGCTGGAGTACAGCACGGATCTATATGAGGCGGCAACCATCTCCGCGCTATTGCGCCGCTACGTTTTCCTGCTGGAATCGCTGGTGCATGATCCGGACCGGCCGGTTTCGCAAGCGCCGCTGGTGGATGAGGAAGAGCGCTCCCGCCTGGCGCAGGGTTGGCGCTCAAAGGTCACGCGCACGCCTCTGGCCGCGCAGAAAACATGGGCTGAACTGATTGCCGAACATGCCCGCGACGAGAAGAAAGTTGCTCTGATCATTGGCGAAAACCAGATCACTTACCGGGACCTGAATCAGCGAGCTGGTGAAATTGCGGGGCAGTTGCAAGCCGGAGGAGTTCAGCCGGGCGCACGGGTGGCGGTTTGTACCGGCCAGACGGGGGAGATGGCCCTGGCGTTGTTAGGTGTTTTCAAAGCCGGAGCTGTGGCGGTGCCGGTGGATACTGACGGGCCGACTGCGCGCATGGAATCAATCCTCAAAGATGCTGAGGCAGGCTGGGCGTTAACGGAAGGAAAGTTTGAGCCACAGCTTCGCCAGGCTGGACTGAAATGCATTGTCATTGCGAGCGGCAGCCCATCAGCTTCAGCCACGGCGCCAATCGAATCCAGAATCTGCAAACCAGAAGAGCCGGCGCTGCTGGTTTATCAATCCGGTGGTTCAGGCCGTCCGGAAGGTGTGGTGGTTCCCCATCGCGGCCTGTTGCCGCGGACCTTTGCCTTAGAAGCAAAAATTCTGCCTGCGGACCTGGTCGGCCTCTGGCCGCAGCTGGCAACGGAAGAAAATGGAATCCTTGAGGTACTGCATTGCCTAGGGACGGGTGCAACCATCGTGCAACTGGATGCGGATGGAACTCCGCGCAAATGGGCTTCCACTATACGCGAGCAGAAGGTCGACGTGCTCTTTGCCCGCGGTCCGGAAATAGAGCGGCTGGCCAGAGAGTTCGGCACCACGCTGAAAAATGTCAGATTCATCGTGTGCACCGACCGGGGCGCGGACGTGGCCCGGCTGGGAGAGAACCTGAAAGGGGAGATGCTCGACAAGGTGTACCTCACCTACGGTCTGAATGAGACCTGCGGCTGGTGCGCTTTATATCCTCTTTCGCAGCGTAAAAAGGGGATCGCGGAGTACCTTGCCGCCGGCGTAAAGCTGGAGTTGCTGGATGCGGACATGAACCCGCAGCCGGAAGGCATTGTGGGTGAAATCTTTATTGGCGGAGAACACCTGGCGCTTGGGTACAACAACCTGGGTGGACGCACGAAAGAGGTTTTTTTAAGCGATGAGTATTCCAGCGAACGCGGGGCCTGCGTTTTCCGCAGCGGTGACATGGGGTGGCACGCGAACGATGGAACGTTGCGGATGTTCGAACGCCGCGACGGAAGAGCATGGATTGCCGGGGTCCGAGTGGAGCCCGCAGAAGTGGAAGCGGCGCTCAAGAGTTTTGATGGCTTGCAGGATGCAGCCGTCCTGATTGGACAGAACGGCGTGTCGGCGTTTCTTGTGGCCGGGGAAAAGGCACCTGAAACAGACAAATTGGAAGCCTGGTTATTACAAAAGGTCCCCAAGATTATGTTGCCGCGTACGGTGCATCTGGTGGAGCGCATTCCGAGGCTTGGGGAAGCAGAAGTGGACCGCCTGAAGCTGAAGGTGCTGGCGAAGCAGTTGGAAAAGGCCCGGGATGCGGCCGCGCCCTATGCTCCGCCGGAAAGCGATATTGAGCGGAAGCTGGTGGCCATTCTGGAAAAGACCCTGGGACTGGAGCGGGTGGGCATTCATGACGACTTCTTCCGCATAGGAGGACACTCCCTTTTGGCTACCCAGGTAGTGGCTCAAATCAGCCATGAACTCGGGGTAGAATTGCCCTTGCGCCGGCTTTTTGAAGCGCCCACCGTGGCCCAGTTGGCCCAGGCGATTACCGAGCTTTCCCATGCGGAAGCGCAAGTGGAAGCCATCCCCCAAATCAAAAGAATTGCGCGCGTTCCGGTACAGCAGCAAACAATAGCAAAGTGA